The Methylocella tundrae genome contains the following window.
GCGCTCCGGCGTGATCGACATCGTGTAGACCTTTCAAAATGACCACGGCCCGCGCTCGCCTTTAGCGCCGCTGGCTTTATGGAGGGGATTGACCAAAAGCGCAGCCGTGCCGGGATGTCGTCCAGCATGGTGGCGCTATCTGGATGCGCGAGGATCGCGTCGTCTCCTTATACAGAAAAGCAACGCCGATGGAAGAGGCGTTTGCAGCCAAGCATGAGGGACGGCGCCGTCGAGAGCTGGCCGCTTACGCCAATTATCTTCAAATATAGCAATGTCACGGAAGAAGTCGTTCATCGCAATCCTTCACCGCTTGTTTGAGTCTTCCCGGTAAAGTGAGAGGGAAGATTGGCGCCGAATGAATGGGCGATGATACTGAGCTGCCTCGGCGATACGCTTGAGGCCCTGGCCGAGCATGAATATCGCGATAAGCACTATGGGCGTGATCAGTGAGCGAGGCCGTCGAAGCCTTCACACAGCATCCCGCTCAGCCTGACGCGTATTCGCGCCAGCCCTTGGCCCGCAGCTCGCAGGCAGGGCAATGGCCGCAACCATAGCCCCAATCGTGCCGGACGCCGCGCTCTCCAAGATAACAGGTGTGGGTGTCCTCCAGAATAATTGCGATCAGCGGCTTGCCGCCAAGACGCTCCGCGAGGCGCCAGGTGTCTGCCTTATCGAGCCACATCAACGGCGTTTCCACGTTGAATCGTGCGTCCATGCCGAGATTGAGAGCGAGCTGCATCGCCTTGACGCTATCGTCGCGGCAATCCGGATAGCCCGAAAAATCCGTTTCGCACATGCCCGCGACGATGCGGGTCAGGCCGCGCCGATAGGCGAGCGCTCCGGCAAAGGTGAGAAACATGAGATTGCGGCCGGGCACGAAAGTATTCGGCAGGCCGCGCTCGTCCATGACGATGGCGACGTCATGCGTCATCGCGGTGGTCGAGATTTCAGCGAGCGCCGCGATGCTGACGAGGTGATCCTCGCCGAGTTTTTCGCGCCAGGCCGGAAATTCGCGCGTTAATGCGTCGCGGATGACGGCGCGCTGGCTCAGTTCGATGCGATGTCTCTGATTGTAGTCGAAACCGATCGTCTCGACATGGTCATAGCGCTCGAGCGCATAAGCAAGACATGTAGTCGAATCCTGGCCGCCGGAAAACAAGGTCAGGGCCTTGCGGCTCAAAGGCTTTTCGCTCAAAGGCTTGCCGCTCCCCTGATCTCGAAGGGGATGTCGTCATAGGCCCAGGCCGTCAGCAGAAGGTTCGCGATAGCGACTTTGGAGGGGCAGGTGAGGCCGGAAGGATGCGTCCGTTCGAGCATCCGGCGCACCTCGTCGCGGCGGAACCATCGCGCGTCCTCGAGCTCTTTATCGTCAAGGGAAAGATCGCGGCCTAGGGCCTCGCCGATGCAGCCGATCATCAGCGAGCTTGGAAAGGGCCAAGGCTGAGAGGCGAGATAATCAACCCGGCCCACGGCGATTCCCGCCTCTTCGGCCACTTCCCGGCGCACGGCGTCCTCGATCGTCTCGCCCGATTCCATGAATCCGGCGAGGCAGGAATACATCTTTGGCGCGAAAGCCGCCTGTCGGCCGAGGAGGCAGTCCTCGCCATCGACGATCAGCATGATGACGGCGGGATCAGTGCGCGGGAAATGCTGCGCGCCGCAACGGTCGCATCCACGGCGCCAGCCGCCGGCGAGGGATCTCGTCGGCGCGCCGCAGTTCGAGCAGAAACGGTGCCGCACGTGCCATGACAAAAGGCTCTTGGCTTCGCCGAGCGGACCGACGACCTCGGCCGGCAGGAGGCCCTGCGTCGCGATCAGGCGAATGTCGATGAAGGCGATCTTCTCGCCGGCCGGGGCGTCCTCCGACCGCTCAATGAGGCTGGCGAACAGCGCCAGCTCCTCGTCGCAGCCAAGGAAGGCGGTTTCCTGGATTTTGCCAAGCTCCGCCGCCTCGGCGAGGGTAAAAAAGGGATCGAACCCGCCGGGGCCGCGCTTCACGATCGGCAGGTCCTCGGAAAAAACCAGCGTGCGCGCAGTCTCCGAACGGCTCATCTGTTCGAGAAATGCGGCGTCTTGGCGGCGCATCGACATACGGTTCAGCGGATTGAGGGCAAATCCCGCGGACGCCGAGCGGTCCTTGACGTGAGGTGGATTGGTCGCGCTGCCGTGCATGGGTCGTCCTCGACTGGAGCATTTTCAAGCGAGGGCTATGCCGGGTCGCCTGCAGAAATAGCGAGAAAACAAAGAACTGGACCAGGATCCGATGCGACTGAACCGGAAGGGTCTGGCGTGAGGCCGGGGCCATCTGCGGGAGAACTTAAGCCTTTCCGCCCCCGTCGCCAAATCCTGCGCGAATCAGCGCAGACGAATATTTGTCTCCTATCCAAAAAGGTTGCGAAATTTGCGGCGGCGGTCCAAATAGGGGGCGGGAGGTTGGCGGTGGACGCACCACTCGCCAACCGGGTCAGGTCCGGAAGGAAGCAGCCCTAACGAGACCGGGCGGGTCTCTGTCCAGCCTCCCACCTTGTAAAATGCGCCGCAGCGACCGAGGCCGCCGCCGCGCCGAACGCAAAGCGTCCAACGGCTGACTTCGTTCAGGCCGTCTATGCCTCTTGAACGGGTCTGCTCTTGAACGGGTCTTGGCGATGCAAGACGATCGCATCGACGGTGCGAACGGCCAAAGCGATGCGGCGATGAGCGAGGGGTCTTCGACTCCGGCGGCCTTGCCGTTAGACGCCCCGACGCAAAGCGCCGCTCCCTATCGCGTTCTTGCCCGAAAATATCGCCCGGCGGGTTTTGAGGATCTGATCGGCCAGGAGGCCATGGTCAGGACGCTCTCCAACGCCTTTGACCTCGATCGCATTCATCAGGCCTATATTCTGACGGGGGTTCGCGGCGTCGGCAAGACGACGACGGCGCGCATTCTGGCGCGCGCCTTCAATTATGAGCTGCCCGCGCGGGAGGGCCGCGCGGCGGTGACGCGCCCGACGATCGATATGCCGGAGTTCGGCGTCCATTGTCAGGCGATCATCGAATCGCGCCATGTCGACGTCATCGAGATGGACGCCGCCTCCCACACCGGCATCGACGACGTGCGCGAGATCATCGAAGGGGCGCGCTACCGCCCGGTCATGGCGCGGACAAAAGTCTACATCATCGACGAAGTGCATATGCTCTCGAAGCAGGCCTTCAACGGCCTTTTGAAAACGCTGGAAGAGCCGCCGGACCACGTCAAATTCCTGTTTGCGACAACCGAAATCGAGAAAGTGCCGGTGACGGTGCGCTCGCGCTGCCAGAGATTCGACCTGCGCCGGATCGAGGCCGGCGTGCTCATCAAATATCTCGGCGGCATCTGCGCCAAGGAAGGCGTCGCCATCGAAGACGAGGCTCTCGCCCTGATCGCGCGCGCGGCGGAAGGCTCGGCGCGGGATGCGCTCTCGCTGCTTGATCAGGCGATCGCGCATGGACCGGCCGCGGGGCAACGGCAGGGGCTGGGGCAGGGGCTGATCGCCGCCGAAACGTTGCGCGCCATGCTCGGCCTTGCCGATCGCGGCCGGATCATCGATCTCTTTCAAAGCCTGATGCAAGGGCAGATGGCGCAGGCTCTTGGCGGGCTGAAAGAGCTTTACGACAGCGGCGCGGATCCTGCGGCCATCCTTATCGAACTTGCCGAATTCGTGCATCTCGTCACGCGGCTGAAGCTCGCGCCGGAGGCGGTCAATGACGCCGCCATCACTCCCGACGAACGCAGTCGCGGCATGAGCTTCGCCGAGAATCTGCCGATGTCGGTTTTGTCGAGAGTGTGGCAATTGCTCTCGAAAGGTTTGCAGGAAGTCAAGGACTCCGCTCGCCCGCTCGCCGCCGCGGATATGGTTCTGGTGCGCCTCGCTTATGCGGCGGATCTGCCGACTCCGGACGAGGCTTTGCGCAAGCTGGCGTCACTGACCCATAATTTTTCGGCGCCGGGGGACGCCGGCAAGAGCGATGCCGGCAAGAGCGGGGGAAGCTCAGGAGCCGCCGCGCCGCCGGCGGCCGCGCCAGGCTCGGCTCAGGCGCGGCCGGTGCGGGATCTTGCCGCGGGCGCCGTTCGATCGTCCGGCGCGGCGAGGGCGCTCGCGCCGCAGCGGGAGACGGCCGATCCAGCGCCACGGCTCGAGCGGTTCGAAGAGATCGTCGCGCTCGCCGCGCAACATCGCGACATCCAATTGAAGCTCGCGCTCGAACGAGATGTGCGGCTGGTGCGTTTCGAGGATGGCTCCATCGAATTTTCGACGGCGCCCGGCGCTTCGCCGCAGCTGGCGCAGACGTTGATGCGCCGATTGCAGGAATGGACGGGACGGCGCTGGATGGTCGCTGTCTCAAACGAAGCCGGTGCGCCAAGCCTGAGAGAGGTGGCGGACGCCAGGGCGCAGGAGGCAATGAATGGCGTGCGCGCCGATCCTTTCGTGCGCCGCGCGCTTGAAGTGTTTCCCGGCGCCGAGATCGTCGCCGTTCGCGCGGCGGAGGAGGCGGCGCCGGCGGCTGTACCGCAGGCCGCGAAATCCGATGACGAAGACATCGGATTCGTGGATGACGACGCGATCGAGGCCGATCAGTGACCAGCGACCTTTCAAAGCATCCATCAGCCGCCGATCAAGAAAGAGGTTCAATAATGCGCGACATGTTGGGATTGATGAAGCAGGCCCAGGCCATGCAGGAGAAAATCCAGGAAATGCAGGCCGAGATGGAGCGTCTCGAGGTTGAAGGACAATCGGGCGGAGGCATGGTCCGCGTCACGCTCAGCGCCAAGGGACAGCTGAGGAACGTCGCCATCGATGACCAGCTGATGAAAGCGGAGGAGAAACAGATCCTCGAAGACCTCATTATCACCGCGCATGAGGACGCGCGCAAAAAGGCCGAGCGTCTGATGGAAGAGAAGATGCAGGGCATGACCGCCGGACTGTCTCTGCCGCCTGGCATGAAACTGCCTTTTTAGGGGCGGCGCCGTAGTGGGAGAACGCGTTTCGGGGCCTGAAATCGAGCGGCTGATCCAGTTGCTCGCGCGCTTGCCGGGGCTGGGGCCGCGCTCCGCGCGCCGCGCCGCGCTGCATCTGATCCGCAAACGCGAGGAGCTGTTTGGGCCGCTTACGGAGGCGATGCAGGTGGCGCGGGAAAAAATCGTCACCTGCTCGGTGTGCGGCAATGTCGATACGCTAGATCCCTGCACGATCTGCCGGGATGAGCGGCGCGATCCCGCGACGCTGGTCGTCGTCGAGACGGTCGCCGATCTCTGGGCGCTGGAGCGAGCCGCGGCCTTGCGCGCGTGCTATCATGTGCTTGGCGGAACCTTGTCGCCGCTCGATGGGGTCGGACCAAAGGATTTGAACCTCGCGAGCCTTGCCGAACGTGTGGCGCGGGGCGAAATCCGCGAGGTGATTCTTGCCGTCAACGCCACGGTGGACGGGCAGACGACCGCGCATTACATCACCGACCTGCTGGCGCATTTCAATGTCAAGACGACGCGCCTCGCGCATGGCGTTCCGGTCGGCGGCGAGCTCGACTATCTCGATGAAGGCACGCTCGCCGCGGCGATCCGCGCGCGCACGGATTTTTAAGCACGACGCCGAAAAGTTGCAGACTTTTCGGATCAGAGTCGGGCGTCAAAAAAGAGGCTTAAAGAGCGGAATGCGATTCCCCATGAACGCGTTCTGCTCAAAAGCATGACTCCGAAAAGTTGCGGAATTTTCGGATCAAAGTTGTGCGTCAAAACGAGAGGCTTAAAGAGCGGAATGCGATTTTGTTTAGCCGCGCGCCGCGCTAAGTTCTTTCTCCTCTTTGCGCGGCGTCCGATTGACGAGCCAGAGGCTGAGGCCGACTAGCGCGCCGCCGAGCGCCTGCGGGGCGGTGATGGTGGTGCGTAGCACGAGCGTTGAGAGAATGACCGTGAACAGCGGCGCGAGAAAAAGGTAGGAGCTCGAACGCGTCGCGCCGCCGCGCTTCAAAGCCAGAAACCAGAGCCCGAACGAGACCGTTGATCCGGGGATGGCGAGCCAGAAAAACCAGCCCAAGGCCGCGACGGATAGATGCGCCGGCCAATGTTCGCCGCGCGCATAAGCGACGCACAGCAACGCCAGCGCCCCGGCCAGCATCTGCCAGAAAGTCAGCGCCCATGTATCGATGGGCAGCCGCGCGCGCCTGTTGACGATTGTCGACGCCGTCCATGAAAGCGCGGCGAGGAGAGCCAGCAATTCGCCTCCGATGGCGTCAGCGTTGAGGCTGAACGCGCCGCCCAGCGCAAAGCCGACGCCGGCGATCCCCAGAGCCAGTCCCATTACTTTCAGGCGGGACAGTTTTTCATCGAGAGCGGCATGGCCGATCAGTGCGACCCATAAAGGATTTGTGAACAGCAGGATCGCGGCGCTTGGCGGGGAAATCGTCTCCATCGCCCAGAACAAAAGACCCATGGCGAGCGCCGTCTGCAGAATGCCGATCGCGGCGACGGTGGCCCAATCGGAAAAGCCAAACCGGGACGGAAAGAGAGCGGCGAAAAAATGATCCGCGCGGCTGCGCAAAACCACCGCCGCGGCCAGCGCCGCGAGCACGAAGCGCCAGCCGACAAGGAGAAAAGCCGGAACGCCGTCCGCGAGCAGGATTTTGCCGGCGATGAAGCTCGAGGCCATCAGAAATGTCGCGGTGATCAGAATTACGTAATAAACCGCCGCGCTTTGATCGTGCGGCCGCCTGGGCTTTATCGACGTCATGCGGCTTCGGCTCCGGGCATAAAAAACCTTTCCTGTGACTTTTTGCTTCGGTTCGCGTTTGCCCGGTGCTTTCTTTATGCCGAAGCCTCCTCCAGAGGCGCGGCGCGTGGAGAAGAGACCAGGACGCGACAAGAACCCGGGATCGATAACGTCAAGGAGGAAACATGGCCAATCCTTTCGTGCACATCGAACTGACGACGACCGATATTGATAAAGCCAAGACTTTCTATCAGGGCCTGTTCGATTGGGAGCTGACGGATCAGGAAATCGGACCCGGAATGACCTATACGATGATCAAGGTCGGCGAGGGCACGGGCGGCGGCATGATGCAAGCGCCAACGCCCGGAATGCCGTCAGCCTGGATGCCCTATGTGCTGGTCGATGACGTTGTGGCGGCGACGGCCAAGGCGAAATCGCTCGGCGCGACGATCTGCCATGAGGTGATGGAGGTCATGGACGCGGGCTCGCTCGCAATCATCACAGATCCGACGGGCGCGACGCTCGGCTTCTGGCAGCCCAAGGCGAAGTAACCCGGAGCATGCCCGGTCCAGGATGCGGTTCGCCAGGCTTTCAAGCTTGGCGGCCATGCGTTATTCGGCGGCTTTGAGCTTTTCGACGCCAGTGATGTCCGCCGCCTCGGCAAAGTCCATCTGATCGATGCGCTCGCCGCATTTGGCGATCCTGTCGGCGGCGGCGAGAAGCCCCGCCACATCCTCCTGCGCGTTCTGAAAATGTGCGCCGAGCTTTGTCGCGCGGGCGCGCAGCTTTGCGACGTCGTCGACGAGACGGCGCACCTCCGCCTGAATGATATGCGTCTGTTCGCGCACTCTCTCGTCGCGCACGATCGCCTGCATGACCTGCACCGCCATCATCAGGAGCGAGGGCGAGACGATGATGATGCGGTTGCGGTGGGCCTTTTGAACGATGTCGTCGAAATGCTCGTTGATGTCGGCATAAAGTGATTCCGCCGGCACGAACAAAAGCGCGATGTCCTGGGTTTCGTCAGGCAGGAAATAGCGCTCGGCGATATCCTTGATATGTTTTCCGACGTCCGCGCGCACCCGCGCCGCCGCATATTTGCGCGCT
Protein-coding sequences here:
- a CDS encoding YbaB/EbfC family nucleoid-associated protein, which produces MRDMLGLMKQAQAMQEKIQEMQAEMERLEVEGQSGGGMVRVTLSAKGQLRNVAIDDQLMKAEEKQILEDLIITAHEDARKKAERLMEEKMQGMTAGLSLPPGMKLPF
- the queC gene encoding 7-cyano-7-deazaguanine synthase QueC gives rise to the protein MSEKPLSRKALTLFSGGQDSTTCLAYALERYDHVETIGFDYNQRHRIELSQRAVIRDALTREFPAWREKLGEDHLVSIAALAEISTTAMTHDVAIVMDERGLPNTFVPGRNLMFLTFAGALAYRRGLTRIVAGMCETDFSGYPDCRDDSVKAMQLALNLGMDARFNVETPLMWLDKADTWRLAERLGGKPLIAIILEDTHTCYLGERGVRHDWGYGCGHCPACELRAKGWREYASG
- a CDS encoding DMT family transporter, whose amino-acid sequence is MTSIKPRRPHDQSAAVYYVILITATFLMASSFIAGKILLADGVPAFLLVGWRFVLAALAAAVVLRSRADHFFAALFPSRFGFSDWATVAAIGILQTALAMGLLFWAMETISPPSAAILLFTNPLWVALIGHAALDEKLSRLKVMGLALGIAGVGFALGGAFSLNADAIGGELLALLAALSWTASTIVNRRARLPIDTWALTFWQMLAGALALLCVAYARGEHWPAHLSVAALGWFFWLAIPGSTVSFGLWFLALKRGGATRSSSYLFLAPLFTVILSTLVLRTTITAPQALGGALVGLSLWLVNRTPRKEEKELSAARG
- a CDS encoding VOC family protein, with product MANPFVHIELTTTDIDKAKTFYQGLFDWELTDQEIGPGMTYTMIKVGEGTGGGMMQAPTPGMPSAWMPYVLVDDVVAATAKAKSLGATICHEVMEVMDAGSLAIITDPTGATLGFWQPKAK
- a CDS encoding DNA polymerase III subunit gamma/tau translates to MQDDRIDGANGQSDAAMSEGSSTPAALPLDAPTQSAAPYRVLARKYRPAGFEDLIGQEAMVRTLSNAFDLDRIHQAYILTGVRGVGKTTTARILARAFNYELPAREGRAAVTRPTIDMPEFGVHCQAIIESRHVDVIEMDAASHTGIDDVREIIEGARYRPVMARTKVYIIDEVHMLSKQAFNGLLKTLEEPPDHVKFLFATTEIEKVPVTVRSRCQRFDLRRIEAGVLIKYLGGICAKEGVAIEDEALALIARAAEGSARDALSLLDQAIAHGPAAGQRQGLGQGLIAAETLRAMLGLADRGRIIDLFQSLMQGQMAQALGGLKELYDSGADPAAILIELAEFVHLVTRLKLAPEAVNDAAITPDERSRGMSFAENLPMSVLSRVWQLLSKGLQEVKDSARPLAAADMVLVRLAYAADLPTPDEALRKLASLTHNFSAPGDAGKSDAGKSGGSSGAAAPPAAAPGSAQARPVRDLAAGAVRSSGAARALAPQRETADPAPRLERFEEIVALAAQHRDIQLKLALERDVRLVRFEDGSIEFSTAPGASPQLAQTLMRRLQEWTGRRWMVAVSNEAGAPSLREVADARAQEAMNGVRADPFVRRALEVFPGAEIVAVRAAEEAAPAAVPQAAKSDDEDIGFVDDDAIEADQ
- the recR gene encoding recombination mediator RecR produces the protein MGERVSGPEIERLIQLLARLPGLGPRSARRAALHLIRKREELFGPLTEAMQVAREKIVTCSVCGNVDTLDPCTICRDERRDPATLVVVETVADLWALERAAALRACYHVLGGTLSPLDGVGPKDLNLASLAERVARGEIREVILAVNATVDGQTTAHYITDLLAHFNVKTTRLAHGVPVGGELDYLDEGTLAAAIRARTDF
- the nudC gene encoding NAD(+) diphosphatase, which translates into the protein MHGSATNPPHVKDRSASAGFALNPLNRMSMRRQDAAFLEQMSRSETARTLVFSEDLPIVKRGPGGFDPFFTLAEAAELGKIQETAFLGCDEELALFASLIERSEDAPAGEKIAFIDIRLIATQGLLPAEVVGPLGEAKSLLSWHVRHRFCSNCGAPTRSLAGGWRRGCDRCGAQHFPRTDPAVIMLIVDGEDCLLGRQAAFAPKMYSCLAGFMESGETIEDAVRREVAEEAGIAVGRVDYLASQPWPFPSSLMIGCIGEALGRDLSLDDKELEDARWFRRDEVRRMLERTHPSGLTCPSKVAIANLLLTAWAYDDIPFEIRGAASL